A window of Zingiber officinale cultivar Zhangliang chromosome 5A, Zo_v1.1, whole genome shotgun sequence contains these coding sequences:
- the LOC121979716 gene encoding UPF0496 protein 4-like, whose translation MSRPHDAPRTFFPLGNPFRTIFPKGSHQSLKIHALLFSFEQDLTEKFTKLMPEDVSDVLTLSWMRFAIQLLSDAHNGLRTFINELQLPVSQWDEKWIDVYLDGSAKLLDICIALSSGLSRLGQGQLLLQYVLHLVDMSTAAPPAQKPVQARSYLQEWIELIDSKSPKLGTCPSIIKRLQGTLDLPKVKSSKGKALMRALYGVKVMTLFVCNLFTTTLSGSPKVFPDLNVSEEFVWYDAFSHLQAAVTEEIKRLCDTGTVSLFKEFESVKVCALRLQDMISSISCNGEPVQEEEIVPGKSSDFGRQRLRDSVTNLADGVQTLGHELDSLSKQTNDFFQLILAGRDALLCNLRVHLLTPENSSLRQGFDW comes from the coding sequence ATGAGTCGCCCACACGATGCGCCTCGCACATTCTTTCCCTTAGGAAATCCTTTCAGGACTATCTTCCCCAAGGGATCTCATCAATCACTGAAGATTCATGCATTGCTGTTTTCTTTTGAGCAAGATCTGACAGAAAAATTTACAAAACTGATGCCTGAGGATGTCTCAGATGTCCTTACCTTATCTTGGATGAGGTTTGCGATTCAGCTCCTATCAGATGCTCATAATGGCCTGAGGACTTTTATTAACGAGCTTCAATTGCCTGTTTCCCAGTGGGATGAGAAATGGATTGATGTATACTTGGATGGCAGCGCGAAGTTGCTTGACATCTGCATAGCACTATCCTCTGGGTTATCTCGTTTGGGTCAGGGCCAGCTTTTGCTGCAGTATGTGCTGCATCTTGTGGACATGTCAACTGCTGCTCCACCAGCCCAAAAGCCTGTACAAGCCCGATCATATCTTCAGGAATGGATTGAACTAATCGACTCTAAAAGCCCTAAACTGGGCACTTGTCCTTCGATCATCAAGCGCCTTCAAGGAACTCTTGACCTCCCAAAGGTCAAGAGTTCCAAAGGGAAGGCATTGATGAGAGCCTTATACGGAGTTAAAGTCATGACATTATTTGTCTGTAATCTTTTTACAACAACACTGTCAGGTAGCCCAAAAGTATTTCCAGATCTAAACGTTTCCGAAGAGTTCGTTTGGTATGATGCTTTTAGTCACTTGCAAGCTGCTGTGACAGAGGAAATAAAGAGACTCTGTGATACTGGCACGGTTTCATTATTCAAAGAGTTCGAGTCAGTTAAAGTTTGTGCTTTGAGGCTACAAGATATGATTAGCAGCATCAGTTGCAACGGAGAACCAGTGCAAGAGGAAGAAATTGTACCTGGGAAGAGTTCCGACTTCGGAAGACAAAGGTTGCGAGATTCTGTTACCAATTTAGCGGACGGTGTACAGACACTCGGGCATGAGCTAGATTCTCTGTCGAAACAGACAAATGATTTTTTCCAGCTTATTTTGGCAGGACGAGATGCTTTGCTTTGTAATCTCAGAGTGCATCTTCTAACACCAGAAAATTCTTCACTGAGGCAAGGATTTGATTGGTGA